Proteins found in one Salmo salar chromosome ssa26, Ssal_v3.1, whole genome shotgun sequence genomic segment:
- the LOC106587579 gene encoding nucleotide-binding oligomerization domain-containing protein 2 isoform X2, with protein MSARQLVLRQRAELLRALCCGGSSEGLESVLDLLLSRGMLFWEDYQNVRVPGRTLCANTRVLLDLVYTKGDETCRLLLAAFKQVLPEAQRAGLSFGNCRTADIENTRDDTKELHGTAIQTLQTDRPGLVRRLRDRIEGALEVLLHTGSFTPSDCDEVQLPLYTPSQQARRLLDQVRSKGEPAAKVLLQYFQQTEDHPSPSIQEAPPKECLSYQKKLRSTVSAQSHFLSTYGGTSSLSLEDIYTEVQLELAQGGSEAQPQTGALGLEDVVGLVGTLNQEADTVLVSGEAGSGKSTLLQRLHLLWARGAALHDFFLLFPFSCRRLSSEQRELSLRELLFLHCCWPDGDQDRIFQFILDHPHLILFTFDGLDELMQSFSDSEQRHCCPTQCAPVPTLLFNLLQGSLMKGVVTSRPEAVGPNLKRYLRKELLLKGFSPGGIDCFVRKHHRDPTVATRVLESLRSNTALLGLCHIPVFCWIVSKCYKELLGCGEGEASPQTITDVYLMILQHFFQRRASQRNTMGIGWVQEHQDTALHLGQLAMEGLGASCYVFTGTELQKCGVTEEDICMGFLIRSKDLSSSTNCKHYEFLHITMQCFFAALYIVLNNNLDRSTIPKLFQLQDRQPQPGFHRMCLGHCLIQQEGALKEANTAAETPNLQITATFVSGLLSQRHRSLLLLSCPGPTLDRKSKQVVTCLSKGMQKHFKSIPRPVEGEKKSMHAMPGFVWLIKCIHEMQDSRIARDTMAKLEVEHLKLTYCNIGPVECTALAYVLQHLRNPVGLQLDYNYVGDVGVEQLLPCLHVCHSVYLRHNNISDEGIRKLIEKGIQCEHFQKIALFNNKLTDACTECFAHLLKMKQNFLSLRLGNNNITAAGAGQLAEGLRFNRSLQFLGLWGNKIGDKGAEAIANALKDSQTLVWLSLVDNGVGSAGACALAPLIKNSTLEELWLTKNCITRTGVECLILALESNTSVKAVWLRGNELSPEEVEEMTQREPRLTF; from the exons atgagtGCCCGGCAGCTGGTCctgaggcagagagcagagcttCTGCGTGCCCTGTGCTGTGGTGGCTCTTCTGAGGGTCTGGAGAGTGTATTGGACCTACTCCTGTCCCGGGGCATGCTGTTCTGGGAGGACTACCAGAATGTACGGGTACCAGGCCGTACTCTGTGTGCCAACACAAGGGTGCTACTAGATCTGGTGTACACCAAGGGAGATGAGACCTGTCGACTGCTCCTGGCTGCTTTCAAACAG GTCCTCCCTGAAGCCCAAAGAGCTGGCCTCTCTTTTGGAAACTGTCGTACTGCCGATATAGAAAATACAAGAGATGATACAAAAGAACTACATGGTACAGCTATCCAgaccctacagacagacaggcctggTCTGGTGAGGAGGCTAAGGGACCGTATTGAAGGAGCTCTGGAGGTCCTGCTGCATACGGGCAGCTTTACACCATCTGATTGCGATGAAGTACAGCTACCTCTGTACACCCCCTCACAACAG GCAAGGCGTCTACTGGACCAGGTCAGATCAAAGGGGGAGCCTGCAGCAAAGGTCCTACTGCAATACTTTCAGCAAACAGAGGACCATCCCTCACCATCTATCCAAGAGGCTCCTCCCAAAG AGTGCTTGTCCTATCAGAAGAAGCTGCGCAGCACTGTGTCAGCCCAGTCACATTTCCTCAGCACGTATGGAGGAACCAGCAGTCTGTCTCTAGAAGACATCTACACAGAGGTTCAGCTGGAGCTTGCCCAGGGTGGCAGTGAGGCCCAGCCCCAGACTGGTGCTCTGGGGCTGGAGGACGTGGTGGGCCTGGTGGGCACCCTGAACCAGGAGGCTGACACTGTGCTAGTCTCTGGGGAGGCAGGCAGTGGGAAGAGCACCCTTCTCCAGAGGCTGCACCTCCTCTGGGCCAGGGGGGCGGCTCTACATGatttcttcctcctctttcccttcAGCTGTCGCAGGCTGAGCTCGGAGCAGAGGGAGCTGTCTCTCAGAGAGCTGCTGTTCCTGCACTGCTGCTGGCCGGACGGGGACCAGGACCGAATCTTCCAGTTCATCCTGGACCATCCGCACCTCATCCTCTTCACCTTCGACGGCCTGGACGAGCTCATGCAGAGCTTCTCAGACTCAGAGCAGAGGCACTGCTGCCCCACCCAGTGTGCCCCAGTCCCCACCCTGCTCTTCAACTTGCTGCAGGGATCCCTCATGAAGGGG GTGGTGACCAGCCGGCCAGAGGCAGTGGGACCCAACCTGAAGCGGTACCTTCGCAAGGAACTCCTCTTGAAAGGCTTCTCGCCCGGCGGGATCGACTGCTTCGTGAGGAAGCATCATCGCGACCCGACGGTGGCCACCAGGGTCCTGGAGTCTCTACGaagcaacacagctctactgggcCTGTGTCACATCCCGGTTTTCTGCTGGATTGTGTCCAAGTGTTATAAGGAGCTGCTGGGCTGTGGAGAGGGAGAGGCCAGTCCCCAGACCATCACAGATGTTTACCTCATGATCCTGCAGCACTTCTTCCAGCGCCGGGCCTCTCAGAGGAACACCATGGGGATAGGATGGGTGCAGGAGCACCAGGATACTGCCCTGCATCTGGGGCAGCTAGCCATGGAGGGCCTAGGGGCCTCTTGTTACGTCTTCACAGGCACAGAGCTACAGAAGTGTGGGGTGACCGAGGAAGATATCTGCATGGGGTTCCTCATTCGTAGTAaagacctctcctcctctactaacTGCAAACACTACGAGTTCCTGCACATTACCATGCAGTGCTTCTTTGCTGCTCTCTACATTGTCCTGAACAATAACTTGGACCGCTCCACCATCCCTAAGCTCTTTCAGCTGCAGGACAGGCAGCCACAGCCTGGCTTTCACAGGATGTGTCTGGGGCACTGCTTGATCCAACAAGAAGGGGCCTTGAAGGAGGCCAATACGGCAGCAGAGACCCCCAACCTCCAGATAACAGCCACTTTTGTGTCTGGGCTCTTGTCTCAGCGCCACCGCAGCCTGCTGCTCCTCTCCTGCCCTGGGCCCACTCTGGACAGGAAGTCCAAGCAGGTGGTGACGTGCCTGTCCAAAGGTATGCAGAAGCACTTTAAATCCATCCCTCGGCCCgtggagggggagaagaagagcaTGCACGCCATGCCGGGCTTCGTGTGGCTCATCAAGTGCATCCATGAGATGCAGGACAGCAGGATCGCCAGAGACACTATGGCTAAGCTAGAGGTGGAACACCTGAAGCTGACCTATTGTAACATAGGCCCTGTGGAGTGTACTGCGCTGGCCTACGTGCTCCAGCACCTTAGGAACCCTGTGGGGCTTCAGCTAGACTACAACTATGTAGGAGACGTTGGGGTGGAGCAGCTGCTGCCTTGCCTGCATGTCTGTCACTCTGTATA CCTGAGACACAATAACATATCAGATGAGGGAATCCGTAAATTGATTGAAAAAGGCATCCAGTGTGAGCACTTTCAGAAGATTGC GCTCTTCAACAACAAGCTAACTGATGCCTGCACAGAGTGCTTCGCTCACCTCCTGAAGATGAAACAGAATTTTCTCTCTCTAAG GCTGGGAAACAATAACATCACAGCAGCAGGGGCAGGGCAACTGGCGGAGGGACTGAGGTTCAATCGGTCACTACAGTTCTTGGG GCTTTGGGGAAATAAAATAGGTGATAAAGGTGCAGAGGCCATTGCCAATGCTCTAAAGGACAGCCAAACCTTGGTGTGGCTCAG CCTGGTAGACAATGGTGTTGGCAGTGCAGGAGCATGTGCTCTTGCCCCACTCATCAAGAACAGTACGCTAGAGGAGCTGTG GTTAACCAAAAACTGCATCACAAGAACAGGTGTGGAGTGTCTAATACTGGCTCTTGAAAGCAACACtagtgtgaaggcagtgtg GTTGAGAGGTAATGAGCTCAGCCCAGAAGAGGTGGAAGAGATGACACAGCGGGAACCCAGGCTTACATTCTGA
- the LOC106587579 gene encoding nucleotide-binding oligomerization domain-containing protein 2 isoform X1, with the protein MSARQLVLRQRAELLRALCCGGSSEGLESVLDLLLSRGMLFWEDYQNVRVPGRTLCANTRVLLDLVYTKGDETCRLLLAAFKQVLPEAQRAGLSFGNCRTADIENTRDDTKELHGTAIQTLQTDRPGLVRRLRDRIEGALEVLLHTGSFTPSDCDEVQLPLYTPSQQARRLLDQVRSKGEPAAKVLLQYFQQTEDHPSPSIQEAPPKECLSYQKKLRSTVSAQSHFLSTYGGTSSLSLEDIYTEVQLELAQGGSEAQPQTGALGLEDVVGLVGTLNQEADTVLVSGEAGSGKSTLLQRLHLLWARGAALHDFFLLFPFSCRRLSSEQRELSLRELLFLHCCWPDGDQDRIFQFILDHPHLILFTFDGLDELMQSFSDSEQRHCCPTQCAPVPTLLFNLLQGSLMKGVRKVVTSRPEAVGPNLKRYLRKELLLKGFSPGGIDCFVRKHHRDPTVATRVLESLRSNTALLGLCHIPVFCWIVSKCYKELLGCGEGEASPQTITDVYLMILQHFFQRRASQRNTMGIGWVQEHQDTALHLGQLAMEGLGASCYVFTGTELQKCGVTEEDICMGFLIRSKDLSSSTNCKHYEFLHITMQCFFAALYIVLNNNLDRSTIPKLFQLQDRQPQPGFHRMCLGHCLIQQEGALKEANTAAETPNLQITATFVSGLLSQRHRSLLLLSCPGPTLDRKSKQVVTCLSKGMQKHFKSIPRPVEGEKKSMHAMPGFVWLIKCIHEMQDSRIARDTMAKLEVEHLKLTYCNIGPVECTALAYVLQHLRNPVGLQLDYNYVGDVGVEQLLPCLHVCHSVYLRHNNISDEGIRKLIEKGIQCEHFQKIALFNNKLTDACTECFAHLLKMKQNFLSLRLGNNNITAAGAGQLAEGLRFNRSLQFLGLWGNKIGDKGAEAIANALKDSQTLVWLSLVDNGVGSAGACALAPLIKNSTLEELWLTKNCITRTGVECLILALESNTSVKAVWLRGNELSPEEVEEMTQREPRLTF; encoded by the exons atgagtGCCCGGCAGCTGGTCctgaggcagagagcagagcttCTGCGTGCCCTGTGCTGTGGTGGCTCTTCTGAGGGTCTGGAGAGTGTATTGGACCTACTCCTGTCCCGGGGCATGCTGTTCTGGGAGGACTACCAGAATGTACGGGTACCAGGCCGTACTCTGTGTGCCAACACAAGGGTGCTACTAGATCTGGTGTACACCAAGGGAGATGAGACCTGTCGACTGCTCCTGGCTGCTTTCAAACAG GTCCTCCCTGAAGCCCAAAGAGCTGGCCTCTCTTTTGGAAACTGTCGTACTGCCGATATAGAAAATACAAGAGATGATACAAAAGAACTACATGGTACAGCTATCCAgaccctacagacagacaggcctggTCTGGTGAGGAGGCTAAGGGACCGTATTGAAGGAGCTCTGGAGGTCCTGCTGCATACGGGCAGCTTTACACCATCTGATTGCGATGAAGTACAGCTACCTCTGTACACCCCCTCACAACAG GCAAGGCGTCTACTGGACCAGGTCAGATCAAAGGGGGAGCCTGCAGCAAAGGTCCTACTGCAATACTTTCAGCAAACAGAGGACCATCCCTCACCATCTATCCAAGAGGCTCCTCCCAAAG AGTGCTTGTCCTATCAGAAGAAGCTGCGCAGCACTGTGTCAGCCCAGTCACATTTCCTCAGCACGTATGGAGGAACCAGCAGTCTGTCTCTAGAAGACATCTACACAGAGGTTCAGCTGGAGCTTGCCCAGGGTGGCAGTGAGGCCCAGCCCCAGACTGGTGCTCTGGGGCTGGAGGACGTGGTGGGCCTGGTGGGCACCCTGAACCAGGAGGCTGACACTGTGCTAGTCTCTGGGGAGGCAGGCAGTGGGAAGAGCACCCTTCTCCAGAGGCTGCACCTCCTCTGGGCCAGGGGGGCGGCTCTACATGatttcttcctcctctttcccttcAGCTGTCGCAGGCTGAGCTCGGAGCAGAGGGAGCTGTCTCTCAGAGAGCTGCTGTTCCTGCACTGCTGCTGGCCGGACGGGGACCAGGACCGAATCTTCCAGTTCATCCTGGACCATCCGCACCTCATCCTCTTCACCTTCGACGGCCTGGACGAGCTCATGCAGAGCTTCTCAGACTCAGAGCAGAGGCACTGCTGCCCCACCCAGTGTGCCCCAGTCCCCACCCTGCTCTTCAACTTGCTGCAGGGATCCCTCATGAAGGGGGTGAGGAAG GTGGTGACCAGCCGGCCAGAGGCAGTGGGACCCAACCTGAAGCGGTACCTTCGCAAGGAACTCCTCTTGAAAGGCTTCTCGCCCGGCGGGATCGACTGCTTCGTGAGGAAGCATCATCGCGACCCGACGGTGGCCACCAGGGTCCTGGAGTCTCTACGaagcaacacagctctactgggcCTGTGTCACATCCCGGTTTTCTGCTGGATTGTGTCCAAGTGTTATAAGGAGCTGCTGGGCTGTGGAGAGGGAGAGGCCAGTCCCCAGACCATCACAGATGTTTACCTCATGATCCTGCAGCACTTCTTCCAGCGCCGGGCCTCTCAGAGGAACACCATGGGGATAGGATGGGTGCAGGAGCACCAGGATACTGCCCTGCATCTGGGGCAGCTAGCCATGGAGGGCCTAGGGGCCTCTTGTTACGTCTTCACAGGCACAGAGCTACAGAAGTGTGGGGTGACCGAGGAAGATATCTGCATGGGGTTCCTCATTCGTAGTAaagacctctcctcctctactaacTGCAAACACTACGAGTTCCTGCACATTACCATGCAGTGCTTCTTTGCTGCTCTCTACATTGTCCTGAACAATAACTTGGACCGCTCCACCATCCCTAAGCTCTTTCAGCTGCAGGACAGGCAGCCACAGCCTGGCTTTCACAGGATGTGTCTGGGGCACTGCTTGATCCAACAAGAAGGGGCCTTGAAGGAGGCCAATACGGCAGCAGAGACCCCCAACCTCCAGATAACAGCCACTTTTGTGTCTGGGCTCTTGTCTCAGCGCCACCGCAGCCTGCTGCTCCTCTCCTGCCCTGGGCCCACTCTGGACAGGAAGTCCAAGCAGGTGGTGACGTGCCTGTCCAAAGGTATGCAGAAGCACTTTAAATCCATCCCTCGGCCCgtggagggggagaagaagagcaTGCACGCCATGCCGGGCTTCGTGTGGCTCATCAAGTGCATCCATGAGATGCAGGACAGCAGGATCGCCAGAGACACTATGGCTAAGCTAGAGGTGGAACACCTGAAGCTGACCTATTGTAACATAGGCCCTGTGGAGTGTACTGCGCTGGCCTACGTGCTCCAGCACCTTAGGAACCCTGTGGGGCTTCAGCTAGACTACAACTATGTAGGAGACGTTGGGGTGGAGCAGCTGCTGCCTTGCCTGCATGTCTGTCACTCTGTATA CCTGAGACACAATAACATATCAGATGAGGGAATCCGTAAATTGATTGAAAAAGGCATCCAGTGTGAGCACTTTCAGAAGATTGC GCTCTTCAACAACAAGCTAACTGATGCCTGCACAGAGTGCTTCGCTCACCTCCTGAAGATGAAACAGAATTTTCTCTCTCTAAG GCTGGGAAACAATAACATCACAGCAGCAGGGGCAGGGCAACTGGCGGAGGGACTGAGGTTCAATCGGTCACTACAGTTCTTGGG GCTTTGGGGAAATAAAATAGGTGATAAAGGTGCAGAGGCCATTGCCAATGCTCTAAAGGACAGCCAAACCTTGGTGTGGCTCAG CCTGGTAGACAATGGTGTTGGCAGTGCAGGAGCATGTGCTCTTGCCCCACTCATCAAGAACAGTACGCTAGAGGAGCTGTG GTTAACCAAAAACTGCATCACAAGAACAGGTGTGGAGTGTCTAATACTGGCTCTTGAAAGCAACACtagtgtgaaggcagtgtg GTTGAGAGGTAATGAGCTCAGCCCAGAAGAGGTGGAAGAGATGACACAGCGGGAACCCAGGCTTACATTCTGA